The following are encoded together in the Dama dama isolate Ldn47 chromosome 29, ASM3311817v1, whole genome shotgun sequence genome:
- the LOC133048519 gene encoding interferon alpha-1-like, with translation MAPAWSLLLALLLLSCNAICSLGCHLPHTHSLANRRVLTLLRQLRRVSPSSCLQDRNDFAFPQEALGGSQLQRAQAISVLHEVTQHTFQLFSTEGSAAAWDQSLLDKLRTALDQQLTDLQACLRQEQGLQGAPLLKGDSSLALRKYFHRVTLYLQEKGHSPCAWEVVRAEVMRAFSSSTNLQERFQRKD, from the coding sequence ATGGCCCCAGCCTGGTCCTTACtcctggccctgctgctgctCAGCTGCAACGCCATCTGCTCTCTGGGCTGCCACCTGCCTCACACCCACAGCCTGGCCAACAGGAGGGTCCTGACGCTCCTGCGACAACTGAGGAGggtctccccttcctcctgcctgcaGGACAGGAATGACTTCGCATTCCCCCAGGAGGCGCTGGGTGGCAGCCAGTTGCAGAGGGCTCAAGCCATCTCTGTGCTCCACGAGGTGACCCAGCACACCTTCCAGCTCTTCAGCACCGAGGGCTCGGCCGCTGCGTGGGACCAGAGCCTCCTGGACAAGCTCCGCACTGCACTGGATCAGCAGCTCACTGACCTGCAAGCCTGTctgaggcaggagcaggggcTGCAAGGGGCTCCCCTGCTCAAGGGGGACTCCAGCCTGGCTCTGAGGAAATACTTCCACAGAGTCACTCTCTATCTGCAAGAGAAGGGACACAGCCCTTGTGCCTGGGAGGTTGTCAGAGCAGAAGTCATGAGAGCCTTCTCTTCCTCAACAAACTTGCAGGAGAGATTCCAGAGGAAGGACTGA